A genomic region of Sander lucioperca isolate FBNREF2018 chromosome 6, SLUC_FBN_1.2, whole genome shotgun sequence contains the following coding sequences:
- the si:ch1073-335m2.2 gene encoding msx2-interacting protein isoform X2 encodes MVRETRHLWVGNLPEHVREEKIVEHFKRYGRVESVKVLRKRGSEGGVAAFVDFVDIKSAQKAHNAVNKMGDRDLRTDYNEPGSVPSAVRGLEDSSPSSSRDVTGFSRGTVGPVFGPPVSLHTREGRYERRIDGSDSRERAYDHSPYGHHERSGTFDRQRHYNADYYRDRSMFAAAGPGSSTIGGSFEASDPHFDSRIRDPFTLTNSTRRDLYRDDRGRRVDRTYHHRRSRSSHSSQSRHPSPQRTTGQTPKTPHSPKRAPLSPVRGPRSRSRSRSSSSDSVSSTSSTGSGSDSNSSSSDGSRARSVQSSATHAPTSSMGLDSDEPRRSFGIKVQNLPVRSTDTSLKDGLFHEFKKHGKVTSVQIHGASEDRYGLVFFRQQEDQEKALTVSKGKLFFGMLIEVTAWNGPETESENEFRPLDGRIDEFHPKATRTLFIGNLEKTTSYQQLLDIFQRFGEIVDIDIKKVNGVPQYAFVQYSDIASVCKAIKKMDGEYLGSNRLKLGFGKSMPTTCVWLDGLASSVTEQYLTRHFCRYGHVVKVVFDRLKGMALILYNNTDFAQAAVRETKGWKIVGNKIKVDFASQESQMAFYRSMQASGQDIRDIYEIPAERREERRPPYHEFTAERAYYENIRTPGIYPEEARRDYAARNRERFPELEHYQGDHFDPRYHEDPRDYRDYRDPFEQDIRKYTYIQRERERERERFEADRSRWSPSHPRRPVTPTVSPSPSERAPRDSERRVYSQSSERSGSVSSMSPPHFDKSEKSLLEHASKSDKSDKSSQPDRVAGAEKTKRAKRKEKGDKAEKLKSRKAKGQSPSNPPPETELETGFFGRGSDQDAQERQKCKGDGESLTENQLSTAHHDSVKSERSELSKGENSDLDGKNRLKKHLKPDIGNDGKDTSLDSDRLAARKKRFADSGGRTIRQKRSRHEDSEDAIPSSDLSASATYLKESDTDKNKDSQRRDSRLKTDKCGTQKEGQEDPRGQREKSEGSLDPLESKHPVHTSSRRFSHEGIADQSSIREQEHHAAFKFGTQNADQDKSVKNKEDHVDIDLSQSYRKQMEQNRRLHQQQQQRESDKSDNPGSPQGNEMEDLEHRSLVHEVGKPPEDVTDNFPSHKLKKLDQFEPDSGIKRERVYRSFRQKSEDPEWNNISSPGHQHFSHNADEDLVDLSQKELSRNEEKIHPDLELLVKRTHNTQVNKPNTPLLSVEEEQQKRWESRVKQDLLPDLNFSRSLSKNIHNRKRLEYGIWHDLEPGEVRSDSEEDRETKPHSPVPSTSMPFSERPRVDRFSDPKLAHLERNKFYSFALDQTITPDTKALLERAKSLSSSREDNWSFLDYDSHFASLRNRKDTEKVESAPRPTPSWYMKKKKIRIGSVDKLDDRKEEPKPVEQERRELFASRFLHSPVFELDSRRLQHLERKHEEPEHTQNQQPGQQGTVDGELDSGPVVLFHSRFLELTRLQQQKNKVRQLQEAKEDTMLRDENKVEKAPVQEQQALQSPKTTESIMEPEIKPISPAEELISEPRLTPTPVTQSTAKDSPPPEAKSVAVNPAPDPYPPVSVMKEEVKENEPVVSIHHLLTEASSDSEPAPIAAPEPSCSVDRPSPSEGKLDIITEDVKPLCTEKPCHRDCHDEFVSISETELDPETTQLEVPETTSPTPPSLLEKETQSVWKAVAEPEGEKKLQVSKMQMPIDNDTNDEPVSPQKEHKPKEMKNKKCKYSPAQVAVVPLISTSGSEKQATRKSERIDKEKLKRGSSPRAESKSSGKSPIHGSEPDMSEPGISAGRARRRNVKSVYATPVEDDAPARSGKEITESPRSARKRGTDRDATQQQNIEQDAPAPTPATKRGRPPKNRRQGDESSTIKVEKSKMDNKDTDSNESEVGERIPRMSKGKTSPHGTKGSLNLMSTVLVSGSTRKVEKLEMAEEDDQEMDSTDEDSSALQDSSSSCKEDPSIKIDQKKEEKDKEGRELARDKDISHEKASEGKSNGKETDSPVSEEKPNLEKDRVVRGKNKLTRTPKSPVLKNLKIRLNVTEVKDLLQLGDDEVGNQEDSSKKIRPGDNSDHVSKCTNANKGSNIEEMENASTLEKKDLLESPKSLISQELELEQAVENIAKLTEPPFPTETPMPPAPHTEVKSEPEEEKTSNPASETELMAAIDSITADGRTLTQAPPPSADVGSEPEIQNLILPAKGDEPDTNTPAIQEESVFPSTPKKGTKGRPKTPKRSKGQKQVRKDFKEGPSISEELTSPLADSPPSSVKTVPATTVPATTPSAATTAVITLTTWKPELEPLAVKATDVNTESSSEEKIQNLKSVNPQSKNPICPKPQQVPPECISPSLSPLANRPIIRPIQTSKIPVSPPDWRHPSKDTEVSSPVMPFAFKENQPLPSDSDNVDSDHCNSDLRQILMKHKNISLPGSSSIPSNLPTLRDQNPSESKTPSAVVPNKSPLPSSGMAAHPAPPICRPPASLPSPETKSVISVIASTATSVISRVCNPPEPEDKVNTNIGNPSVDMTLPKPTYRPSKDDTGSYHGPSVGDDEGGSSARFIVESPTLGIGSCPGLRVNTSEGVVVLSHSGQKTEGPQRISAKISQIPQATAGDMESQQLVSMPQIKQEMYGHSHLGLQKGPSLQIDHVHPGKTQSTLSSIKQESTGLEKMESYQSGPQGVVKRVTQGNQQVMSYHQEYMPIKHQKKMDSADPHITDGAKPPWTSAISPAISPHLPSPPANHVGFVTAAGDRAPSHISGVKQEPRSPRKSGHPHSPFTKVSSPIGSSSPKGIPVMLSTGLPAMQQFITGVHHPEQSVIMPPHSVPGSLGRMSPHRVTQSIPVGHLVQGDRVNTPPLSVMSYGMHSEPLASPWSGPVQSRPTSPQAVGRDKVLKVNPGSLRGHEGEQEEARRFHQAPGRQSATQLKPETMQSDPRGPLRTSVQLETYMAQRDMRVLLHQQGERLGTDPHSGHIQETLPPSSAPSSLPLSLSPRAHVLPKGLSEKDITKPLEAKRPHSPLPKDGMMGIRQSGQAMASPQRVQLMPPGPSGSFPEYSGMYSNPRGIHSQIPETSPVGLNQPPLNVTPTMAADLQTKSDGKMTQPVNMVQLLTKYPIVWQGLLALKNDTAAVQLHFVCGNKALAHRSLPLQEGGALLRIVQRMRLEASQLESVARRMTGDSDFCLLLALPCGRDQDDVLNQTQALKAAFINYLQTKLAAGIINIPNPGSNQPAYVLQIFPPCEFSESHLSQLAPDLLNRISSISPHLMIVITSV; translated from the exons ATGGTTCGGGAAACCCGGCACCTTTGGGTTGGAAATTTACCCGAACATGTTCGAGAGGAGAAAATTGTGGAGCATTTTAAACG GTATGGGCGTGTGGAAAGTGTTAAAGTTCTGCGGAAGCGAGGGTCAGAGGGTGGTGTTGCAGCCTTTGTGGATTTTGTGGATATCAAAAGTGCGCAGAAGGCTCACAATGCTGTCAACAAGATGGGGGACAGGGACCTTCGGACTGACTACAATGAACCTGGTTCAGTCCCTAGTGCTGTTCGGGGCCTTGAAGACAGCTCTCCCTCGAGCAGTCGAGACGTTACAGGATTCTCTAGGGGAACAGTTGGTCCAGTGTTTGGCCCACCTGTGTCCCTTCACACCAGAGAGGGACGTTATGAACGGAGAATAGATGG CTCAGACAGCCGGGAACGTGCATATGATCACAGCCCATATGGACACCATGAGCGCAGTGGCACTTTTGACAGACAGCGTCACTACAACGCTGATTATTACCGAGATCGTTCCAtgtttgctgctgctggccCAGGGAGCAGTACTATCGGGGGAAGCTTTGAGGCATCAGACCCACATTTTGACTCTAGAATTCGAGACCCCTTTACTCTTACTAATTCTACACGACGTGACCTATACAGAGATGACCGAGGACGGCGGGTTGATAGAACTTACCATCACCGTCGGAGCCGATCGTCTCATTCCTCACAGTCAAGGCACCCTTCCCCACAACGGACCACCGGACAAACCCCCAAAACTCCGCATTCCCCTAAAAGAGCTCCTTTGTCCCCTGTGAGAGGTCCACGATCTCGATCCCGCAGCAGATCTTCGAGCTCTGATTCTGTCAGCAGCACCAGCAGCACGGGCAGCGGAAG CGACTCAAACAGCAGCTCAAGTGATGGATCTCGGGCACGCTCTGTTCAGTCGTCAGCTACACACGCCCCTACGTCTTCTATGGGGCTTGACTCAGATGAGCCACGCAGAAGCTTTGGAATTAAAGTGCAAAACCTACCAGTGCGCTCCACAG ACACAAGTTTAAAAGATGGACTTTTCCATGAATTCAAGAAACATGGAAAAGTGACCTCAGTGCAGATCCATGGAGCATCAGAAGACCGCTATGGTTTGGTGTTTTTTAGACAGCAAGAGGATCAAGAAAAAGCCCTCACTGTCTCCAAAGGAAAGCTGTTTTTTGGCATGCTTATTGAAGTCACAGCCTGGAATGGTCCTG AAACGGAGAGTGAAAATGAGTTCAGGCCCTTGGATGGCCGGATAGATGAGTTCCACCCAAAGGCCACAAGGACACTGTTTATAGGCAACCTTGAGAAGACCACCAGTTATCAACAACTCCTTGACATTTTTCAACGCTTTGGAGAAATTGTG GACATTGACATCAAGAAAGTAAATGGAGTTCCCCAGTATGCCTTTGTGCAGTATTCTGATATTGCCAGTGTCTGCAAGGCCAttaagaagatggatggagagtATCTGGGGAGCAACAGACTAAAG CTTGGGTTTGGGAAAAGTATGCCCACAACGTGTGTTTGGCTAGATGGTTTGGCCAGCAGTGTTACAGAGCAATACCTCACacgtcatttctgccgctatgGACATGTAGTTAAG GTTGTGTTTGATAGATTGAAAGGGATGGCCCTCATCTTGTACAACAACACAGATTTTGCTCAGGCAGCTGTAAGGGAGACCAAAGGTTGGAAGATTGTCGGCAATAAAATAAAG gTGGATTTTGCAAGTCAAGAGAGTCAGATGGCATTCTACCGGTCTATGCAGGCATCTGGTCAAGACATTAGAGACATCTATGAAATTCCTGCTGAACGACG AGAGGAACGCAGACCTCCATACCATGAATTTACAGCGGAAAGGGCTTACTATGAGAATATAAGAACCCCTGGCATCTATCCAGAGGAAGCTCGAAGAGACTATGCTGCTCGCAACAGAGAGCGTTTTCCTGAACTGGAACACTATCAGGGGGATCACTTTGACccacgttatcatgaagatCCAAGAGACTACAGGGACTACAGAGACCCTTTTGAGCAAGATATCCGAAAATACACATATATTCAAAGGGagcgagaaagagagcgagaacGCTTTGAAGCTGACCGCAGCAGGTGGAGCCCTTCCCATCCAAGGCGACCTGTTACTCCTACGGTATCGCCTTCACCATCTGAGCGTGCTCCCAGAGACTCAGAACGCCGGGTTTACAGCCAGTCCTCTGAGCGAAGTGGTAGTGTGAGCTCAATGTCACCACCACACTTTGACAAATCTGAAAAGAGCCTGCTGGAGCATGCCTCAAAGAGTGACAAGAGTGACAAGAGCAGCCAACCAGATCGTGTTGCAGGTGCTGAGAAAACCAAACGTGCCAAACGAAAAGAGAAAGGTGACAAAGCTGAGAAGCTTAAATCAAGGAAAGCGAAGGGGCAATCCCCATCCAACCCACCACCTGAAACAGAGCTTGAGACTGGTTTTTTTGGAAGGGGATCAGACCAGGATGCTCAAGAGAGGCAAAAATGTAAGGGGGATGGTGAATCTCTGACTGAAAATCAGTTGTCAACTGCTCATCATGATTCTGTAAAAAGTGAAAGATCTGAACTGAGTAAAGGTGAGAATTCAGACTTGGATGGAAAAAATCGACTCAAGAAACATCTAAAGCCTGATATTGGAAATGATGGGAAAGATACATCATTGGATTCAGATCGCCTTGCTGCAAGAAAAAAGCGCTTTGCTGATTCCGGTGGAAGGACAATTCGTCAGAAAAGAAGCAGGCATGAGGACTCGGAGGATGCTATTCCATCCTCTGACTTAAGTGCTAGTGCCACATATTTGAAAGAGTCGGAcactgacaaaaacaaagatTCACAACGGAGAGATTCAAGACTCAAAACTGATAAATGTGGCACTCAGAAGGAAGGCCAAGAGGACCCTAGAGGACAAAGAGAGAAGTCGGAAGGATCTTTGGACCCACTGGAGTCAAAACATCCAGTGCACACTTCATCCAGAAGGTTTTCACATGAGGGAATTGCAGACCAAAGCAGTATAAGAGAACAAGAACACCATGCTGCTTTCAAATTTGGTACTCAAAATGCTGACCAGGACAAAAGTGTTAAGAACAAGGAAGATCATGTTGACATTGACCTCTCTCAGAGTTACCGCAAGCAAATGGAGCAAAATAGACGGTTGcaccagcagcaacagcagcgcGAGTCTGACAAATCGGACAATCCAGGAAGTCCTCAAGGAAATGAAATGGAGGACTTGGAACATCGTAGTCTTGTGCATGAAGTTGGTAAACCACCTGAGGATGTCACAGATAATTTCCCGTCTCACAAACTAAAGAAACTAGACCAATTTGAACCTGACTCAGGAATTAAGAGAGAGCGTGTCTACAGGAGCTTTAGACAAAAAAGTGAAGATCCTGAGTGGAACAACATCTCCTCTCCAGGACATCAGCACTTCTCTCACAATGCTGATGAGGACCTTGTGGACCTTTCTCAGAAAGAGTTGAGTAGAAATGAGGAAAAAATTCACCCAGATCTTGAGCTATTAGTCAAAAGGACACATAACACACAGGTAAACAAGCCAAACACTCCTTTACTTAGTGTGGAAGAAGAGCAACAAAAGAGATGGGAGAGCAGAGTTAAACAAGACTTGTTACCTGACCTGAATTTTTCTAGAAGTCTAAGTAAAAACATTCACAATCGCAAGCGTTTGGAATATGGTATTTGGCATGACTTAGAGCCTGGGGAAGTACGATCCGACTCtgaggaggacagagagacCAAACCCCACTCTCCTGTGCCCTCAACATCTATGCCTTTTTCCGAGCGGCCGAGGGTTGATAGGTTTTCAGACCCCAAACTAGCACATCTTGAAAGGAACAAATTCTACTCCTTTGCACTTGATCAAACCATTACACCTGATACAAAGGCTCTGCTCGAACGTGCAAAATCTCTCTCATCTTCAAGAGAAGATAACTGGTCGTTTTTGGATTACGATTCTCACTTTGCAAGTTTACGCAACAGAAAGGATACTGAGAAGGTAGAATCAGCACCACGACCTACACCCTCCTGGtacatgaaaaagaaaaagattcgAATTGGATCTGTAGACAAACTTGATGACCGGAAGGAGGAGCCTAAACCGGTGGAACAGGAACGAAGGGAACTTTTTGCCTCCCGCTTCCTTCACAGCCCCGTCTTTGAGCTGGACTCTAGGCGACTTCAACACTTGGAGCGTAAACATGAAGAACCTGAGCatacacaaaaccaacaaccagGTCAGCAAGGTACAGTAGATGGGGAACTTGACTCTGGGCCAGTTGTCCTTTTCCATAGTCGTTTTTTGGAACTCACACGACTGCAACAACAGAAGAATAAAGTCCGTCAGCTGCAAGAGGCAAAAGAGGACACAATGCTCAGGGATGAGAATAAAGTGGAAAAAGCACCTGTTCAAGAGCAACAAGCTTTGCAGTCACCTAAAACAACAGAATCTATCATGGAGCCAGAAATCAAACCCATCAGTCCTGCTGAAGAGCTTATTTCTGAACCCCGACTCACACCTACTCCTGTCACACAATCTACGGCCAAAGACTCTCCCCCTCCAGAAGCGAAATCTGTTGCAGTAAATCCAGCCCCTGATCCTTATCCACCTGTGTCTGTCATGAAGGAAGAGGTAAAAGAAAATGAACCTGTTGTATCCATTCACCACCTATTAACTGAGGCGTCATCTGATTCTGAACCTGCACCAATAGCAGCACCCGAACCCAGTTGTTCAGTGGATAGACCTTCTCCATCTGAAGGGAAATTGGATATTATTACTGAGGATGTAAAACCTCTCTGTACAGAAAAACCATGCCATCGTGATTGTCATGATGAGTTTGTTAGCATTTCAGAAACGGAGCTTGATCCTGAGACAACACAGCTAGAAGTGCCTGAAACCACTAGTCCCACACCACCTAGTCTTCTAGAGAAAGAGACCCAATCTGTTTGGAAAGCAGTAGCAGAACCtgagggagagaagaaactTCAAGTTAGTAAAATGCAGATGCCCATTGATAATGACACAAATGACGAGCCAGTCTCACCCCAGAAAGAGCATAAaccaaaagaaatgaaaaataaaaagtgcaaATATTCCCCTGCTCAAGTTGCTGTAGTTCCCCTCATATCTACCTCTGGTTCAGAGAAACAAGCAACGCGTAAGAGTGAGCGCATTGACAAAGAGAAGCTGAAACGTGGATCATCTCCAAGAGCTGAATCAAAGTCCTCAGGCAAATCTCCTATTCATGGATCAGAACCTGATATGTCCGAGCCGGGCATATCAGCAGGCAGAGCAAGACGAAGAAATGTTAAATCTGTGTATGCCACTCCAGTTGAAGATGATGCGCCAGCTCGTTCTGGAAAGGAAATTACAGAGTCACCGCGCTCTGCACGAAAGCGAGGTACAGACAGAGatgcaacacaacaacaaaatatcGAACAGGATGCACCTGCTCCAACACCTGCAACCAAACGGGGCCGTCCTCCCAAGAATCGCAGACAAGGCGACGAGAGTTCAACAATTAAAGTAGAAAAATCAAAAATGGACAATAAAGACACCGATTCAAATGAATCAGAAGTTGGGGAAAGAATTCCAAGAATGTCCAAAGGGAAAACATCCCCTCATGGCACAAAGGGTTCATTGAATCTGATGTCCACAGTCCTAGTATCTGGATCAACAAGGAAGGTAGAAAAACTTGAGATGGCTGAGGAGGATGATCAGGAAATGGATTCCACAGATGAAGATTCCTCGGCTTTGCAAGATTCATCAAGTTCATGTAAAGAAGATCCATCAATAAAAATTGACcaaaagaaagaggagaaagatAAAGAAGGAAGAGAATTGGCCAGAGATAAAGATATTTCCCATGAAAAGGCAAGTGAGGGTAAATCAAATGGGAAAGAGACAGATTCTCCAGTGTCAGAAGAGAAACCCAACTTAGAAAAAGACAGGGTTGTTAGAGGTAAAAACAAGTTGACAAGGACTCCTAAGTCTCCTGTTCTCAAGAACCTCAAAATCAGACTAAATGTGACAGAGGTTAAAGATCTTCTTCAGTTGGGGGATGATGAAGTTGGGAATCAAGAGGATTCTTCAAAAAAGATCAGGCCTGGTGACAACAGTGATCATGTTTCAAAGTGTACTAATGCAAACAAAGGTTCCAACATTGAAGAAATGGAAAATGCTTccactttggaaaaaaaagatcTCCTGGAATCACCAAAAAGCTTAATTTCACAGGAGCTGGAATTGGAGCAGGCTGTGGAGAACATTGCTAAACTAACAGAGCCACCTTTTCCAACAGAAACACCGATGCCACCTGCCCCACATACAGAAGTAAAAAGTGAACCAGAGGAGGAAAAAACTTCAAATCCTGCTAGCGAGACAGAACTCATGGCTGCCATTGACTCGATAACTGCTGATGGTAGAACCTTAACCCAAGCACCTCCACCAAGTGCAGATGTAGGTTCCGAACCTGAGATACAAAACTTGATTCTGCCTGCCAAGGGAGATGAACCTGATACAAATACACCTGCTATACAGGAGGAGTCTGTCTTCCCTTCCACACCCAAAAAGGGCACCAAAGGAAGACCTAAAACACCCAAACGTTCTAAAGGCCAAAAGCAAGTGAGAAAAGATTTTAAGGAAGGACCTTCAATAAGTGAGGAATTGACATCTCCTTTAGCAGATAGCCCACCTTCCAGTGTAAAGACTGTTCCTGCAACGACTGTTCCTGCAACAACTCCATCAGCAGCAACTACTGCGGTCATTACTCTGACTACATGGAAGCCAGAACTTGAGCCTTTAGCTGTCAAGGCTACAGATGTAAACACGGAGTCATCTTCTGAAGAAAAGATTCAAAATCTTAAATCTGTTAACCCCCAGTCTAAGAATCCAATATGCCCAAAGCCTCAACAGGTGCCACCTGAGTGCATCTCCCCTTCCCTATCTCCACTTGCTAACAGGCCAATTATCAGACCCATTCAGACAAGCAAAATTCCTGTTTCTCCACCAGATTGGCGCCACCCGTCTAAGGATACAGAAGTGTCCTCACCTGTCATGCCGTTTGCATTCAAGGAAAACCAGCCTTTACCCTCAGACTCTGACAATGTGGATAGTGATCATTGCAACAGTGACTTGAGACAGATTCTTATGAAACACAAAAATATTTCATTGCCAGGCAGTAGTTCTATTCCTAGTAATCTACCCACCCTGCGAGATCAGAACCCCTCTGAAAGTAAAACTCCATCAGCTGTTGTGCCAAATAAGTCACCACTACCCAGTAGTGGAATGGCAGCTCATCCAGCTCCACCTATTTGTCGACCTCCGGCCTCACTACCATCTCCTGAAACAAAGTCTGTGATCTCTGTTATTGCATCCACTGCAACGTCTGTTATCAGTCGTGTTTGCAACCCTCCTGAGCCTGAGGACAAAGTAAACACAAACATTGGAAATCCCTCTGTGGACATGACTCTACCCAAGCCAACCTATAGGCCCAGCAAAGACGATACTGGATCATACCATGGGCCATCGGTTGGTGATGACGAGGGAGGAAGTTCTGCACGCTTCATTGTTGAGAGCCCCACTCTTGGTATAGGATCTTGCCCAGGCCTGAGAGTTAATACATCTGAAGGAGTGGTAGTATTGAGCCACTCAGGCCAGAAAACAGAGGGACCACAGAGGATTAGTGCAAAAATAAGTCAGATCCCACAAGCAACAGCAGGTGACATGGAATCTCAGCAGTTGGTATCCATGCCCcagataaaacaggaaatgtatGGTCATTCTCACTTAGGACTTCAAAAGGGGCCTTCATTGCAGATAGATCATGTGCATCCTGGTAAGACGCAGTCAACTTTGTCTTCTATTAAACAAGAAAGCACTGGTTTGGAAAAGATGGAATCCTACCAATCTGGACCTCAAGGAGTAGTGAAGCGTGTCACACAGGGTAACCAGCAAGTAATGAGTTACCATCAAGAGTACATGccaataaaacatcaaaagaaaaTGGACAGTGCTGATCCTCACATAACGGATGGAGCTAAGCCACCTTGGACCTCTGCTATAAGTCCTGCAATAAGCCCCCATTTGCCCTCTCCACCTGCCAACCATGTAGGTTTTGTTACAGCAGCTGGCGACAGAGCTCCCTCCCATATTAGTGGAGTTAAACAGGAACCACGATCCCCTCGCAAGTCAGGTCATCCACACTCTCCGTTTACCAAAGTATCCTCGCCCATAGGCTCCTCGTCACCAAAGGGCATACCAGTTATGTTATCAACTGGCCTACCTGCCATGCAGCAGTTTATTACTGGTGTACATCATCCAGAGCAGTCAGTTATCATGCCACCTCACAGTGTTCCTGGAAGCTTGGGACGGATGTCTCCTCACCGTGTTACCCAGTCAATTCCAGTGGGGCATCTTGTCCAAGGAGATCGGGTTAATACTCCACCTCTTTCTGTGATGAGCTATGGAATGCATAGTGAGCCTCTTGCCTCTCCCTGGTCTGGCCCCGTGCAGTCACGGCCTACATCACCCCAGGCTGTTGGCAGGGACAAAGTTCTCAAAGTAAACCCTGGTTCTTTAAGGGGCCATGAGGGGGAACAGGAAGAAGCCAGACGCTTCCACCAGGCTCCAGGAAGACAATCTGCTACACAGTTAAAACCGGAGACTATGCAGTCAGATCCTCGAGGGCCTTTGCGGACTAGTGTCCAGTTAGAAACATACATGGCACAAAGAGATATGCGTGTGCTGTTGCACCAACAGGGAGAGCGTTTGGGCACAGACCCTCATTCTGGACACATTCAAGAGACTCTTCCCCCCTCTTCAGCGCCTTCCAGCCTACCCTTATCCTTGTCTCCAAGAGCACACGTTTTGCCTAAAGGTCTGTCTGAGAAGGATATAACGAAGCCATTAGAAGCAAAGAGGCCACACTCTCCTCTTCCTAAAGATGGAATGATGGGGATCAGACAATCGGGGCAAGCAATGGCATCTCCCCAGAGAGTTCAGCTAATGCCGCCAGGACCTAGTGGCTCATTCCCAGAGTACTCAGGGATGTACTCCAACCCAAGAGGCATCCATTCTCAAATAccagagacgtctcctgttggACTTAACCAGCCACCACTAAACGTTACACCAACCATG GCTGCAGACCTCCAGACAAAATCAGATGGCAAGATGACGCAGCCTGTTAATATGGTGCAGTTGCTCACG AAATACCCTATTGTGTGGCAAGGCCTGCTGGCACTGAAGAATGACACAGCTGCAGTGCAGTTGCATTTTGTCTGCGGAAACAAAGCTTTGGCTCACCGATCACTGCCCCTACAAGAAGGAGGCGCATTGCTTAGGATTGTCCAGAGAATGAGACTAGAGGCTTCGCAACTTGAGAGCGTAGCCCGAAGAATGACG GGGGACAGTGACTTCTGTCTTCTCCTTGCTCTGCCATGTGGACGAGATCAAGATGATGTCCTAAACCAAACTCAAGCTCTAAAGGCCGCATTCATCAACTACTTGCAGACAAAGTTGGCTGCTGGTATCATCAATATACCCAACCCAGGTTCCAATCAG CCTGCCTATGTGCTACAGATTTTCCCACCATGCGAATTTTCAGAGAGCCACTTATCCCAGCTCGCCCCCGACCTTCTTAACAGGATCTCTAGCATCTCACCACACCTCATGATTGTCATCACCTCTGTGTAA